One window of Bacillus alkalicellulosilyticus genomic DNA carries:
- a CDS encoding M50 family metallopeptidase translates to MENIYIYLIIAFIICHIPVIRLAFCTVNTLVHESGHALMALLTSGKVYSISLFANTEGLAETGTSSWIARFLVSYAGYTTSSLVAFGSFYLIHTDNSHFLFYGLVGLALLNLTLWVRNIYGILWLSAFITLSFYFHYHQLSSWKEGFTLLIACILLIHSVSSAFTIFTLSITRPKHAGDATNLAQQTFIPAVFWGLLFFGQSLVSLYYVFTLFIL, encoded by the coding sequence TTGGAAAATATCTATATCTACTTAATTATAGCCTTCATTATCTGTCATATACCCGTCATACGATTGGCGTTTTGTACGGTTAATACCTTAGTCCATGAATCCGGTCATGCGCTAATGGCATTACTAACAAGTGGAAAAGTCTATTCAATTTCTTTATTTGCAAATACGGAAGGTCTAGCAGAAACAGGAACTTCTTCATGGATTGCAAGATTTCTAGTCAGCTATGCAGGGTACACAACATCTTCTCTTGTGGCATTCGGCTCCTTTTACCTTATCCATACAGACAATAGTCATTTCTTATTTTATGGATTAGTTGGACTCGCTCTATTAAACTTAACTCTTTGGGTGCGCAATATATACGGCATTTTGTGGCTTTCCGCTTTTATCACACTCTCCTTCTACTTTCACTATCACCAGTTATCATCTTGGAAGGAAGGGTTTACTCTGTTAATTGCTTGTATTCTGTTAATTCACTCCGTTTCAAGTGCTTTTACGATATTTACTTTAAGTATAACAAGACCTAAACATGCAGGTGACGCAACCAACTTAGCCCAACAAACCTTTATTCCTGCCGTATTTTGGGGACTTCTTTTCTTTGGACAATCTTTAGTTAGCTTATACTATGTGTTTACTTTGTTTATTTTATAA
- the argS gene encoding arginine--tRNA ligase produces the protein MELIHKYAEEITIHLNGVLELHAVKKIIEKPKYEVQGDLAFPCFILAKTSKKSPNLIALELANEINSPVFEKVIANGPYVNCFFNKMMVSKEIITSIAKAGENYGSLEIGKGKNIVIDYSSPNIAKPFSMGHLRSTVIGNSLANIVEKCGYKAIRINHLGDWGTQFGKLIVAYKLWGDEKRVKEETIKELLKLYVKFHVEAEKNPNLNENARIWFKKLEDGDEEAYKLWKWVRDESLKEFSNIYELLDVHFDSFQGEAFYNDKMTEIVNKLDEAKLLSNSDGAEVIDLQEFDLPPCLIKKSDGATLYATRDVTAAIYRHKQYQFEKSLYVVGHEQSLHFKQVFLVLEKMGYDWAKGLEHIPFGFILKDGKKMSTRKGKVVLLEEVIKEAIELARKNIDMKNPHLENKEEVATNIGVGAIMFHDLKNERQNNVEFSLEEMLKFEGTTGPYVQYTNARACSLLRKGNFQDTASNVIGLDDQYSWSVIKTLMEFPNVVKRSFTQFEPSQIAKYLIRLSQDFNKYYGHLKILSTDEQLQSRLLVVKSVTLVLKEGLRLLGIKAPQKM, from the coding sequence ATGGAACTAATTCATAAATACGCTGAAGAAATTACTATACATCTTAATGGTGTTCTAGAGTTACATGCAGTAAAAAAAATAATTGAAAAACCTAAATATGAGGTACAGGGAGATTTAGCTTTTCCTTGTTTCATCCTTGCCAAAACATCTAAAAAATCACCGAACTTGATTGCTCTAGAATTAGCTAATGAAATAAACAGCCCCGTTTTTGAGAAGGTTATTGCAAATGGACCATATGTAAATTGCTTTTTTAACAAAATGATGGTTAGTAAAGAAATAATAACATCCATTGCAAAGGCTGGAGAAAATTATGGCTCACTTGAAATTGGCAAGGGCAAGAACATAGTTATTGACTATTCATCACCAAATATCGCGAAACCATTTTCAATGGGGCATCTGCGGTCAACCGTCATAGGAAATTCACTTGCTAATATCGTGGAAAAATGCGGATATAAAGCAATAAGAATCAACCACTTAGGTGATTGGGGGACTCAATTTGGAAAGTTAATCGTGGCCTATAAACTATGGGGTGATGAGAAGAGAGTTAAGGAGGAAACGATAAAGGAATTATTAAAGCTATATGTGAAATTCCATGTAGAAGCTGAAAAAAATCCAAATTTGAATGAAAATGCAAGAATTTGGTTTAAAAAGCTAGAAGATGGAGATGAGGAGGCTTATAAACTGTGGAAATGGGTTAGAGACGAATCCCTTAAAGAGTTTTCTAACATATATGAGCTGTTAGATGTACACTTTGATTCATTTCAAGGCGAAGCGTTTTATAACGATAAAATGACCGAAATCGTAAATAAATTAGATGAAGCTAAATTACTTTCAAACTCAGATGGTGCTGAAGTTATTGATTTACAGGAGTTTGATTTACCTCCATGTTTAATAAAAAAATCTGATGGTGCTACCTTATATGCAACAAGAGATGTAACAGCTGCAATATACAGACATAAACAATATCAATTCGAAAAGTCTTTATATGTAGTTGGCCATGAACAGAGTTTACATTTCAAACAGGTTTTTTTAGTCCTTGAAAAGATGGGATACGACTGGGCAAAAGGATTGGAGCATATTCCTTTTGGCTTTATTTTAAAAGATGGTAAAAAGATGTCTACAAGAAAAGGAAAGGTTGTCTTATTAGAAGAAGTTATAAAAGAAGCGATTGAACTAGCACGAAAGAATATTGATATGAAAAATCCACATCTCGAAAATAAAGAAGAGGTTGCAACGAACATAGGGGTAGGAGCAATTATGTTTCATGATTTAAAAAATGAAAGACAAAACAACGTAGAATTCTCTCTCGAAGAAATGCTAAAGTTCGAGGGAACGACAGGACCATATGTACAATATACAAATGCGAGAGCATGTTCGCTTCTTAGAAAAGGCAACTTTCAGGATACTGCTTCAAATGTAATAGGATTAGATGACCAATATAGTTGGTCAGTAATAAAAACGTTGATGGAGTTTCCAAATGTCGTTAAAAGAAGTTTTACTCAGTTTGAGCCATCTCAAATTGCTAAATATCTAATTCGTTTAAGTCAAGACTTTAACAAGTATTATGGTCATTTAAAAATATTATCTACAGATGAGCAACTGCAAAGTAGATTATTAGTAGTAAAGTCCGTTACACTGGTCTTGAAAGAAGGTTTAAGACTACTCGGAATAAAAGCACCACAGAAAATGTAG
- a CDS encoding glycoside hydrolase family 27 protein → MNHRLSAVTPPMGWNSWDCYGAAVTEKEVRGNALYMAEHLKTYGWEYVVVDIQWYEPGAVSSLYRPFVPLEMDEYSRLIPAENRFPSAMNGKGFKELGDFIHSLGLKFGIHIMRGIPRQAVHNNTAILGTSVRARDIAHPNSICPWNTDMYGVDASKEGAQEYYNSLFNLYAEWGVDFIKVDDIADSRLYGIHIPEIELIRKAIDQCGRNIVLSLSPGPAPVEHAEELKANANMWRITDDYWDRWELLYDMFERCEKWSEHVGSGNWPDCDMLPLGHIGIRSVDGGGSDRWTRFTTDEQITMMTLWCIFKSPLMFGGELRDNDEWTLSLLTNRAVLDMHRNCYHSKLVYRKDDHIVWTTKDDSYRYVALFNATDETATILVTAEQLDVISINEGTELWTNQSLTFENNRIEFKIQAHGAKLVRISS, encoded by the coding sequence ATGAATCATCGATTATCTGCAGTAACTCCTCCGATGGGTTGGAATAGCTGGGATTGTTACGGAGCAGCTGTTACAGAAAAAGAAGTACGAGGTAATGCTTTATACATGGCGGAACATTTGAAGACTTATGGATGGGAGTATGTTGTTGTTGATATCCAATGGTATGAACCAGGCGCTGTCTCCTCGCTCTATCGTCCTTTCGTCCCTCTCGAGATGGACGAGTATTCACGTTTAATTCCTGCTGAAAACCGCTTTCCATCTGCAATGAATGGCAAAGGCTTTAAAGAATTAGGTGACTTTATTCATAGTCTAGGTTTAAAGTTTGGCATTCATATCATGAGAGGAATTCCTAGACAGGCTGTTCATAACAATACAGCGATTTTAGGAACTTCTGTCCGAGCACGAGATATTGCTCATCCAAACTCCATTTGTCCTTGGAACACAGACATGTATGGTGTAGATGCCTCAAAAGAAGGGGCACAGGAATACTATAACTCTTTATTTAATTTATATGCTGAATGGGGCGTTGATTTTATAAAGGTTGATGATATTGCAGACTCCCGTCTATATGGAATACATATTCCCGAGATAGAGTTAATTCGTAAAGCCATTGACCAATGCGGAAGAAATATTGTGTTAAGCCTTTCTCCAGGACCTGCACCTGTGGAACACGCAGAAGAACTAAAAGCCAATGCTAACATGTGGAGAATAACAGATGATTATTGGGACCGCTGGGAGCTTCTGTATGATATGTTTGAACGATGTGAAAAATGGAGTGAGCACGTAGGCAGTGGAAACTGGCCAGACTGTGACATGTTACCGCTTGGTCATATTGGCATTCGCTCAGTTGACGGGGGTGGCAGTGATCGATGGACCCGTTTCACAACAGATGAGCAAATAACGATGATGACACTGTGGTGTATTTTCAAATCTCCATTAATGTTTGGCGGAGAGTTACGAGACAACGATGAGTGGACGCTTTCCTTACTAACAAATAGAGCCGTATTAGATATGCACCGAAATTGTTACCATAGTAAACTTGTTTACCGAAAAGATGACCATATTGTCTGGACAACAAAAGATGATTCCTATAGGTATGTTGCCCTCTTTAATGCAACCGATGAAACGGCAACTATTCTTGTAACTGCCGAACAATTGGATGTTATTTCAATAAACGAAGGCACGGAGCTTTGGACAAATCAAAGCCTTACATTTGAAAACAATAGGATAGAATTCAAGATTCAAGCACATGGTGCGAAATTGGTTAGAATATCTTCATAA
- a CDS encoding HAD family hydrolase — protein MDSIIFDLDGTIWDPIDTVLHAWNSSIQKHSQITNELTRDDFTKTMGLQMQDISRMLFPNVSEDFRKQVISECCLTERKYILKHGGTLYPNVEEVLNSLAKKYKLFIVSNCEDGYIESFYGYHKLEKYFIDYENPGRTGLSKGENIKLIIKRNNITNPVYVGDTQGDLNAARFAGIPFVYAKYGFGQVREYDYAIENFNDLKAIF, from the coding sequence TTGGATAGTATAATCTTTGATTTAGATGGAACGATTTGGGATCCAATTGATACCGTTCTTCACGCGTGGAATAGCAGTATCCAGAAACATAGTCAGATTACTAATGAATTAACGAGGGACGATTTCACAAAGACGATGGGACTCCAAATGCAAGATATAAGTAGGATGTTGTTTCCGAATGTAAGTGAGGATTTTCGGAAACAAGTGATAAGCGAATGTTGTCTCACTGAACGGAAATATATTTTGAAGCATGGGGGGACTCTTTATCCTAATGTTGAGGAAGTATTAAATAGCCTTGCCAAAAAATACAAGCTCTTTATCGTTAGCAACTGTGAGGATGGCTATATTGAGTCTTTTTATGGATACCATAAACTCGAAAAATATTTCATAGACTATGAAAATCCAGGGAGGACTGGGCTTTCAAAAGGGGAAAATATTAAGTTAATAATTAAAAGGAACAACATTACCAACCCTGTTTATGTAGGAGACACACAAGGTGATTTGAATGCTGCAAGATTTGCTGGAATTCCATTTGTATATGCAAAGTATGGATTCGGGCAAGTAAGGGAATATGATTATGCGATTGAAAATTTTAATGATTTAAAAGCAATATTTTAA
- a CDS encoding VOC family protein produces the protein MKFHKPPLTYVSHAHLFVEDITRSLSFYQDVLGFKVFQNKEKQVHLSLDGQTKLLTIEQPVKVQRKEPRRSGLYHIALLLPSRKELANVLKYLISIGYDSMQGYSDHLVSEAIYLADPDGNGIELYCDRPSEQWEWTNNEVNMSSIPLDVPNLLKESDAKGFAGLHADTIFGHIHLHVADLQKAKEFYVEALGFNVVHQLGNHALFLSHGGYHHHVAINVWNGVGAPAPSLNSVGLQYFTLTIESEEEKTQILQSCFKLGYSVEENLISDPSGNQIQLRVY, from the coding sequence ATGAAATTTCATAAACCACCTCTTACTTATGTAAGCCATGCCCATCTTTTTGTTGAAGATATAACTCGTTCTTTATCTTTTTATCAGGACGTCCTCGGCTTTAAAGTATTTCAAAACAAGGAAAAGCAAGTTCATTTATCTTTAGATGGCCAGACTAAACTGCTAACCATTGAACAACCTGTTAAAGTGCAACGAAAAGAGCCACGTCGCTCAGGTTTATACCATATTGCTTTATTGCTACCGAGTCGTAAAGAACTTGCAAACGTTCTTAAATACTTAATTTCAATTGGGTATGATTCAATGCAAGGATATTCAGACCATTTGGTAAGTGAAGCGATTTACTTAGCAGACCCTGATGGGAATGGAATCGAACTATATTGTGATCGCCCTTCGGAACAATGGGAATGGACGAACAATGAAGTCAACATGTCTTCAATTCCTCTAGATGTACCTAATCTATTAAAAGAATCTGATGCGAAAGGGTTTGCAGGTTTGCACGCGGATACTATCTTTGGCCACATTCATCTTCATGTTGCAGATTTACAGAAAGCAAAAGAGTTTTATGTTGAGGCTCTTGGGTTTAACGTCGTTCATCAGTTAGGAAATCATGCTCTGTTTTTATCACATGGCGGGTACCATCATCACGTAGCGATTAATGTATGGAATGGTGTAGGTGCACCAGCTCCTTCTTTGAACAGTGTAGGACTTCAATACTTCACCTTGACAATCGAAAGTGAGGAAGAAAAAACTCAAATCCTTCAGTCATGTTTTAAACTTGGATATTCTGTTGAAGAAAATCTCATTTCTGATCCATCCGGTAACCAAATACAATTACGTGTTTATTAA
- a CDS encoding 3-ketoacyl-ACP reductase, which produces MSNLTGKNAIITGAGRGIGRATAIALAKEGVNVGLIGLTMENLEKVAQDIAQYDVKVSAATADVSDLEAVTYAVEHIKSDLGSIDVLINNAGTAKFGGFLDLTPEEWENIIRVNLMGVYNVTRAVLPEMIEQKSGDIVNISSTAGQKGAPVTSAYSASKFGVLGLTESLMLEVRKHNIRVTALTPSTVVTDLAYQSDLISGDAEKVMHPEDLADIIVAGLKLHPRVFLKSAGLWSTNP; this is translated from the coding sequence ATGAGTAATCTTACAGGAAAAAATGCAATCATTACTGGGGCTGGACGTGGGATTGGTAGAGCAACAGCCATCGCTTTAGCAAAAGAAGGCGTAAATGTTGGTCTAATCGGACTAACGATGGAAAACCTAGAAAAAGTAGCACAAGACATTGCACAATATGATGTTAAAGTATCTGCAGCAACGGCTGATGTATCCGATTTAGAAGCGGTAACCTATGCAGTTGAACATATCAAAAGCGACCTCGGTAGCATTGACGTATTAATAAACAATGCTGGAACTGCAAAATTTGGAGGATTTCTTGATTTAACTCCTGAAGAATGGGAAAACATCATTCGAGTTAATCTCATGGGTGTATATAATGTAACAAGAGCCGTACTTCCTGAAATGATTGAACAAAAGTCTGGAGATATCGTAAATATCTCTTCGACTGCAGGACAAAAAGGAGCTCCTGTGACAAGTGCTTATAGTGCTTCTAAGTTTGGGGTGTTAGGACTGACAGAATCACTTATGCTCGAGGTAAGAAAACACAACATCCGAGTTACGGCTCTTACGCCAAGCACCGTTGTTACAGACTTAGCATATCAATCTGACTTAATTTCTGGAGATGCAGAAAAAGTGATGCATCCAGAAGACTTAGCTGATATCATTGTAGCTGGATTAAAACTGCATCCTAGAGTTTTCCTAAAATCAGCGGGACTATGGTCTACAAATCCATAA
- a CDS encoding VOC family protein produces MARTKIEHVGIMVKDIEASIHFYESIVGMTLKNTLLHTNGIIKLAFLGFTKDGETELELIQGYNDKLPSEGKVHHIAITVDDIEEEWSRIQNLDVELIDSDITTLPDGSRYFFFYGQDGEWIEFFQKGK; encoded by the coding sequence ATGGCACGTACAAAAATAGAACATGTTGGCATAATGGTAAAGGATATCGAGGCTTCAATCCATTTCTATGAATCAATAGTAGGAATGACATTGAAAAATACTCTACTACATACGAACGGCATCATTAAACTGGCGTTTTTAGGTTTTACTAAAGATGGAGAAACCGAACTCGAATTGATTCAAGGATATAATGACAAACTACCGTCTGAAGGAAAGGTCCATCACATTGCGATTACAGTAGATGATATAGAAGAGGAATGGTCAAGAATACAAAATCTTGATGTTGAACTTATTGATAGTGATATTACGACATTACCTGATGGATCCCGGTATTTCTTCTTTTATGGACAAGACGGAGAATGGATAGAGTTTTTTCAAAAAGGGAAATAG
- a CDS encoding endolytic transglycosylase MltG, whose amino-acid sequence MRFNTIQSFAGGLIVAASVCGIVYFSSPSEAESVTAEPEAEVDVEKEEEMKDEEPDIVQVDDKEIIELLRLQGYLIHTEEEFHETIQEEIEAAMESERENHDKQLEELQKELEEKAKATKEESKKKDNDSNEGTVYRTMLSVVPGMTSYDVGQALENANIIKSSSAFRQEVENQGVATNLKPGTYEVTSEMSMKEIISVIFKK is encoded by the coding sequence ATGCGATTTAACACCATTCAAAGCTTTGCGGGCGGTCTAATTGTCGCTGCTAGTGTGTGTGGAATTGTCTACTTCTCAAGTCCAAGTGAAGCAGAAAGCGTTACAGCGGAACCAGAAGCAGAAGTAGATGTTGAAAAAGAAGAAGAAATGAAAGATGAAGAACCTGACATCGTTCAAGTTGATGACAAAGAAATCATTGAGCTTCTTCGTTTGCAAGGCTATCTGATTCATACAGAGGAAGAGTTCCACGAAACAATTCAAGAAGAAATTGAAGCTGCAATGGAATCAGAACGTGAAAATCATGATAAACAGCTTGAAGAATTACAAAAAGAACTAGAAGAAAAAGCAAAAGCGACAAAAGAAGAGAGTAAGAAAAAAGACAACGACAGTAATGAAGGAACTGTATATCGAACTATGCTTTCAGTTGTTCCTGGAATGACAAGCTATGATGTTGGACAAGCGCTTGAAAATGCAAATATCATCAAAAGTTCCTCGGCTTTTAGACAAGAGGTTGAAAATCAAGGCGTAGCCACGAACTTAAAGCCTGGAACGTATGAAGTAACGAGCGAAATGTCAATGAAAGAAATTATATCAGTTATCTTTAAAAAATAA
- a CDS encoding macrolide 2'-phosphotransferase, which produces MEELKINISEIRQLAKTKGLDIIEDTININESGVDFRVAHVKDKNCDNWILRVPRRPESMRHALQEKRALDIIHHNASFEVPKWSIFSDELIAYKQLSGVPAAIVDVEQQDYIWSFDKNSVPTEYYTSLGKVLAELHALPVKGFQNIGVENICSSELRSTMKQRMERVKEQYNVNQHLWDRWQSWITADSYWPSHVGVKHGDLHPGHLLIDTNNKVTGVIDWTEVGIADVSVDFISHFLLFGREGLTKLINSYDNAGGRTWNRMEEHIEELLTTSGITVAEYAQSSRLKEMHEVASQMLSGES; this is translated from the coding sequence TTGGAGGAATTGAAAATAAATATAAGTGAAATTAGACAATTAGCAAAAACTAAAGGATTGGATATTATAGAAGATACTATAAATATAAATGAGTCTGGTGTTGATTTTCGAGTAGCACATGTCAAAGACAAAAATTGTGATAACTGGATACTACGGGTACCACGTAGACCAGAATCTATGAGACATGCCTTACAAGAGAAAAGAGCTTTAGATATCATTCATCATAATGCAAGCTTCGAAGTTCCAAAATGGTCTATTTTCTCGGATGAGCTAATTGCTTATAAGCAATTAAGTGGTGTTCCTGCCGCTATAGTTGATGTTGAACAACAAGATTATATATGGAGTTTTGATAAAAACAGTGTACCAACTGAATATTATACTTCATTAGGGAAGGTTCTAGCAGAATTGCATGCCTTACCTGTAAAAGGATTCCAAAATATTGGTGTTGAAAACATTTGTTCTAGTGAGTTAAGATCCACCATGAAGCAACGAATGGAGCGTGTAAAAGAACAATACAATGTCAACCAACATTTATGGGATCGATGGCAATCATGGATTACTGCTGACTCTTATTGGCCATCTCATGTAGGGGTAAAACATGGAGACTTACATCCAGGTCATCTCCTTATTGATACGAACAATAAGGTAACCGGAGTAATTGATTGGACAGAGGTTGGGATAGCAGATGTGTCTGTAGATTTCATATCGCACTTTCTCCTTTTTGGTAGAGAAGGACTAACAAAGTTAATCAACTCATATGACAATGCCGGGGGGCGAACGTGGAATAGAATGGAAGAGCATATTGAAGAACTTCTAACAACAAGTGGTATTACAGTTGCTGAATACGCTCAATCTTCAAGACTGAAGGAAATGCACGAGGTAGCTTCACAAATGCTTTCTGGTGAAAGCTAA
- a CDS encoding VOC family protein — MKSPIESYIGGIFIPVSNIENAMKWYCDILSRPVGEIIYGHLFVIPLKPGHSLILDERIYSPEVIKDVPLFHFNTSDIQGSYDYLKDKGVPIVTEIQHNKWFSFSDPDGNVLMVCQT, encoded by the coding sequence ATGAAAAGTCCGATTGAAAGCTATATAGGTGGAATATTTATTCCAGTTAGTAATATTGAGAATGCTATGAAATGGTACTGCGATATACTTAGTCGACCTGTCGGAGAGATTATATATGGTCATTTGTTTGTCATTCCATTAAAACCGGGACACTCTTTAATTTTAGACGAACGTATTTATTCACCTGAAGTCATTAAGGATGTTCCTTTATTTCATTTTAATACATCAGATATTCAAGGATCGTACGATTATTTAAAAGACAAAGGAGTACCGATTGTTACGGAAATCCAACATAACAAGTGGTTTTCGTTTTCCGATCCAGATGGTAATGTACTAATGGTATGTCAAACGTAA
- a CDS encoding UvrD-helicase domain-containing protein, with amino-acid sequence MSTNRFHKTISGTDTLTIHEATLANTINSSSLVLDEEQDSFYFRALEKQGILLNIAQIQAVRHLKGPLLTLAGAGSGKTSVLVARTGYLLTVHHVHPRNILLVTFTKKAAQEMKERIARLPGVTRQAASNIQTSTFHSFFLKLIRSRGFDQEILTSERFKHIILKKILKELGLSDTYQPETLLTLFSSYKMNLVSFNEIPSSTSVEKEIKQIYTQYEQWKKEKHQMDFDDILLEAYHLLLNSPDLVVALQNRFTYIMIDEFQDTNFLQYELFKMIARSHQNLMVVGDDDQTIYSFNGARNEFILQFDKEFPTAKTVTLDINYRSTSTIVGLGNAIIAMNQQRKPKTLQSTRTSNQPPMFATPASVDEEATWVIQDIQEKVASGDHTYKDFAVLHRTATNSRAMFEELTKADIPFINYSVTDQTFYEQWPVREVVCHLKLALYPNEYDAIADMLATLYINKDVGMNHIMISENVTSQPSPLLHLTSMPSIKEYQKNKVVERVQLLKQIRTIEPYAAIKMIRDRFYDKYLEANERQTVTNHKEALKETLDELETSAKRFSSLATFIAFIEEIIEKNRDMMKLKKDSETNAISLMTIHRSKGLEFPVVYLIGASEGILPHVSAIDADKLKDLHPGVELKKKKNLAVEEERRLCYVAITRAKEELFISSPTHYRGKHVDVSRFLREASPIQKQEKNNSKEIEPIPRKFKETIVAWKCSSSSCIAWMRILTHENPTKDQKKCPLCRASMETGKVDIYE; translated from the coding sequence ATGAGTACCAATCGTTTTCATAAAACCATTTCTGGAACGGACACTCTTACAATCCATGAAGCTACACTAGCAAACACGATAAATAGTAGTAGCTTAGTACTCGATGAAGAGCAAGATTCTTTTTACTTTCGTGCGTTAGAAAAACAAGGAATTCTATTAAATATAGCACAGATTCAAGCAGTTCGACATCTAAAGGGGCCTTTACTCACATTAGCTGGAGCGGGTTCTGGAAAGACATCAGTATTGGTCGCGCGAACGGGTTATTTACTTACGGTTCATCATGTCCACCCAAGAAATATTTTACTCGTTACATTTACAAAGAAAGCAGCACAGGAAATGAAAGAGAGAATTGCCCGATTACCTGGTGTGACAAGACAAGCGGCTTCCAACATTCAAACGAGTACATTTCACTCTTTTTTCTTGAAACTAATACGAAGTAGAGGATTTGACCAAGAAATTTTAACGAGTGAACGATTTAAGCATATTATCCTAAAAAAGATTTTAAAAGAGTTAGGGTTAAGTGATACGTATCAGCCTGAAACGTTATTAACCTTATTTTCTTCTTATAAAATGAATCTAGTTTCGTTTAACGAGATTCCATCTAGTACATCTGTTGAAAAAGAGATTAAGCAAATTTATACCCAGTATGAACAGTGGAAAAAAGAAAAACATCAAATGGATTTTGACGATATATTACTTGAAGCCTATCATCTGTTGTTGAACTCTCCCGACCTAGTAGTCGCACTGCAAAATCGTTTTACTTATATCATGATAGATGAGTTTCAAGATACCAATTTTCTTCAATATGAACTGTTCAAGATGATTGCGAGGAGTCACCAAAATTTGATGGTCGTCGGTGATGATGACCAAACGATTTATTCTTTTAATGGCGCAAGAAACGAATTTATCTTACAATTTGACAAAGAATTTCCTACTGCAAAAACAGTCACATTAGATATCAATTATCGTTCCACAAGCACGATTGTTGGTCTTGGAAATGCGATAATTGCAATGAATCAACAACGAAAACCAAAAACGTTACAATCAACAAGAACAAGTAATCAACCACCTATGTTCGCAACGCCTGCAAGCGTTGATGAAGAAGCAACATGGGTGATTCAAGACATACAGGAAAAAGTAGCGTCTGGAGACCATACTTACAAAGATTTTGCGGTATTGCATCGGACAGCCACAAATAGTAGAGCAATGTTTGAAGAGTTAACAAAAGCAGACATTCCTTTTATTAATTATTCAGTTACGGATCAGACATTTTATGAGCAATGGCCGGTAAGGGAAGTCGTTTGTCACTTGAAACTAGCTTTATATCCTAATGAATACGATGCCATCGCAGATATGTTAGCGACGTTATACATTAATAAAGATGTTGGAATGAACCATATTATGATAAGCGAAAACGTGACTTCTCAACCGAGTCCACTGCTTCACTTAACTTCAATGCCATCAATAAAAGAGTATCAGAAAAACAAAGTAGTTGAACGAGTCCAACTGTTAAAGCAAATAAGAACAATTGAACCTTATGCTGCGATAAAAATGATTCGCGACCGCTTTTACGATAAGTATTTAGAAGCGAATGAGCGTCAAACCGTCACAAATCATAAAGAGGCATTAAAAGAAACGTTAGATGAGCTTGAAACCTCTGCGAAGCGATTTAGCTCGCTAGCCACATTTATTGCTTTTATTGAAGAAATCATTGAAAAAAATCGAGACATGATGAAGTTAAAAAAAGACAGTGAGACCAATGCGATTTCATTAATGACAATACATCGCTCAAAAGGACTTGAGTTTCCTGTCGTATACCTAATTGGAGCGTCAGAAGGGATTCTTCCTCATGTATCGGCCATTGATGCGGATAAACTGAAAGACTTACATCCAGGAGTGGAATTAAAGAAGAAAAAGAATTTAGCCGTTGAGGAAGAACGTAGACTTTGTTATGTCGCAATTACTAGAGCAAAAGAAGAACTGTTCATTAGTTCTCCAACACACTATCGTGGAAAACATGTAGATGTATCAAGATTTTTACGAGAAGCCTCCCCCATACAAAAGCAGGAAAAAAACAATAGTAAAGAAATCGAGCCGATTCCAAGGAAATTTAAGGAGACGATTGTTGCCTGGAAATGCTCGAGTAGTTCCTGCATTGCTTGGATGCGAATTCTTACACATGAAAATCCAACTAAAGACCAGAAAAAATGTCCATTATGTCGTGCATCGATGGAAACAGGAAAAGTCGATATCTACGAGTAA